The following coding sequences are from one Leptolyngbya sp. NIES-3755 window:
- a CDS encoding McnC protein (ab initio prediction:Prodigal:2.6;~similar to AA sequence:cyanobase_aa:MAE60010), translated as MSQQTISEWVTYLKSLDVQLSIEDARLRCNAPEGVLTTELHQELIDRKPELIEYLRSQLLQSNPKEQSTTFPLSFAQQRLWFLSQLAQDNPFYNVPAAIRLSGTIDQDALKKSVDAIVSRHAALRTTFIVIDGQPKQVIYPESKVELSVVNLSIAANQAQIIEQLATTEAQRRFDLTLDPLLRMTLLRFDSTNAVLLLTMHHIIADGWSLGVFMRELAHFYRAFVEEQSPRLPALPIQYTDFAYWQRNWLQGEVLDRQLSYWRKQLQNLPMLKLPTDRPRTIQTYQGATYPIQFSPVLTQKLEALSQQCGASLFMTLLAAFQVLLYRYSGQEDIAIGVPIANRHRSEVEGLIGFFVNSLVMRSQIYSNLSFRELLKQVRKTALEAYQYQDLPFEKLVGELDPDRDLNRNPLFQVAFALQNAPMQPLELPGLKLEPAPLEFGSTRFDLEVHLWESAHGLRTLWQSQEGLSGFISYSTDLFDRDRIQRLVNHYQTLLESIVENPDDRLSNLSMLTVAESQQLTHWNQKKCELPDRCFHQIFEAQVQGNPNAIAIVSEQGSITYQELNRRADDLAQVLFEMGVRTDCLVGLCVDRSIEMVIGILGILKAGGAYVPLDPNYPHDRLQLMLSDTQVAILLTQSWLIDRLPESSAKLICLDQPLMRLQKIHQIEHSSDQLAYVIYTSGSTGTPKGVLLTHRGLCNVVAAQQRVFHLSCSSRVLQYSSLSFDASIFEIALALGSGAALYIPPRSIQLPGMPLLQFLQHHAITHALLTPAVLSVLPTIELPELRVLITGGEACSRQVIDRWAVDRHFFNAYGPTEATIWSTVAELYPGDSPALIGHPILNTQVYVLDANSNLVPVGVPGELYIGGEGIARGYLNRPELTAERFVNWKGSIVYKTGDRACFRADGSLEFLGRIDDQIKIRGFRVELGEIEATLQRHPSIQDAAIVTSGKTSSEMQLIAYFSLDRQTLQQSELLSSQQIQHWRLLYDQTYRTSSDSQLFNITGWKSSYTGQSIPLEQMQEWVNDRVNQILALKPKRILEIGCGTGLLLFQLAPQCEKYVATDFSIAALETIQSQLETLPQVELLHRTATDFEGIDPASFEVVILNSIVQYFPTVDYLLQVLEQSIDRLIPGGVLFVGDVRNLRLLRAFHAWMNFNQVDSGIKRDELRQIVDRSQFQDPELAIDPMFFHALRDRFPQINSVQIRLSRGQNHNEMTQFRYNVLLHINNQSSIQQRIDAESGLSIDAVKKILLETKPERFKITNVVNSRVDAAVKTATWLDNTDNPKTVGQMRERLEQPTEATDPQDWWNLEAILPYTVEITWSTESDEGNYDVFFTRKDVDSSSNLSQPSSLDWCEYVNHPMQAQLAQQLIPSLRQFLKQSLPDYMIPAAFIPLAVLPMTTSGKVDRQSLSQLSRENTQPSAIAENPDKTTTELKLLEIWKELLRINHATVHDNFFELGGHSLLATQMTSRVRDAFGVELPLKNVFEAPTIAQLAPVLDQLQETTSPTIPPLVPLDRTAYRRKRSNPSQPLIEPQAKVSWSPLVPLTIGTHSQPFFCVHPLFGVVLPYLELANELKSDRSFYGLQPLGLDGKTAPLNRIEAIAAYYVKAIQTVQPEGAYCLGGWSFGGWVAYEMAQQLRQAGKQVELLALFDTPTPHQKLSIYQSLKFLLGNALWSTMPFLLDYGALAMNRSRLSRWQWSRVVRSIPEAAQLRLLDESTIAPMLRIVYANAQAAYRYTPQPYDDRMTLFRSSDATKTDPTLGWSTLVNDIERYQVPGNHLSLLKSPHVQTLAEYLSQCLSCCDR; from the coding sequence ATGAGCCAGCAAACCATCTCCGAATGGGTGACTTATCTCAAAAGTCTAGATGTGCAGTTGTCGATCGAAGACGCTCGATTACGCTGCAACGCGCCAGAAGGAGTGCTAACCACAGAACTACACCAAGAATTAATCGATCGTAAACCAGAACTGATTGAATATCTGCGATCGCAATTACTACAATCGAATCCGAAAGAGCAATCGACGACATTTCCTCTATCATTTGCTCAACAGAGACTTTGGTTTTTATCGCAACTTGCACAAGACAATCCGTTCTACAATGTGCCCGCTGCAATTCGCTTGAGTGGAACGATTGATCAAGATGCCTTGAAAAAATCGGTTGATGCGATCGTGTCTCGTCATGCTGCTCTTCGCACGACTTTTATAGTAATAGATGGACAGCCTAAACAAGTAATCTATCCTGAGAGCAAAGTCGAATTGTCTGTTGTGAATTTGTCGATCGCAGCAAATCAAGCACAAATCATTGAACAACTTGCAACAACCGAAGCGCAAAGACGGTTTGATTTAACGCTTGATCCATTGTTACGAATGACATTACTACGATTCGATTCTACAAATGCAGTTCTTTTATTAACAATGCACCACATTATTGCTGATGGTTGGTCGTTGGGTGTTTTCATGCGAGAACTTGCCCATTTTTATCGTGCATTTGTAGAAGAACAATCTCCTCGGTTACCAGCATTACCCATTCAATACACAGATTTTGCTTATTGGCAGCGCAACTGGTTACAAGGTGAAGTCCTAGATCGGCAGCTTTCGTACTGGCGGAAACAATTGCAAAATTTACCTATGCTGAAGCTTCCAACTGATCGCCCGCGTACAATTCAAACCTACCAAGGTGCAACATACCCGATTCAATTTTCGCCAGTGTTAACTCAGAAGTTAGAGGCATTGAGTCAGCAGTGTGGCGCATCGTTGTTCATGACCCTATTGGCAGCATTTCAAGTCTTACTGTATCGGTACAGTGGGCAGGAAGATATCGCGATCGGGGTTCCGATTGCAAATCGCCATCGCAGTGAAGTAGAGGGATTGATTGGCTTTTTTGTGAATAGTTTAGTCATGCGATCGCAGATTTACAGCAATCTTTCTTTTCGCGAATTATTAAAGCAAGTTCGTAAAACCGCTTTAGAAGCATATCAATATCAAGATTTGCCATTTGAAAAGTTAGTCGGGGAACTTGATCCAGACCGAGATCTCAATCGGAATCCTCTATTTCAAGTTGCGTTTGCTCTTCAAAATGCTCCAATGCAACCTTTGGAATTACCAGGCTTGAAGTTAGAACCTGCACCACTAGAGTTTGGTAGCACTCGGTTTGATTTGGAAGTTCACTTGTGGGAATCAGCACATGGATTACGAACGCTGTGGCAGTCTCAGGAAGGATTGAGCGGGTTTATTTCTTATAGTACTGATTTGTTTGATCGCGATCGCATTCAACGCTTAGTGAATCATTACCAAACGCTGCTCGAAAGCATTGTAGAAAATCCTGACGATCGGCTATCCAATTTATCAATGCTAACAGTCGCAGAATCTCAGCAGCTTACCCATTGGAATCAGAAGAAGTGTGAATTGCCCGATCGTTGTTTTCATCAAATCTTCGAGGCTCAAGTACAAGGGAATCCGAATGCGATCGCGATCGTTTCAGAACAAGGCTCAATTACCTATCAAGAACTCAATCGAAGAGCAGATGATTTAGCGCAAGTGTTGTTTGAGATGGGAGTGAGAACCGATTGTTTGGTTGGATTGTGTGTGGATCGATCGATTGAAATGGTAATCGGTATTCTCGGAATTCTGAAGGCTGGAGGGGCTTATGTTCCTCTTGATCCGAACTATCCGCACGATCGACTTCAGTTGATGTTGAGTGATACTCAGGTTGCAATCTTACTGACACAATCTTGGTTAATTGATAGATTGCCAGAATCGTCCGCAAAGTTGATTTGTTTGGATCAGCCTCTAATGCGATTGCAAAAAATTCATCAGATCGAACATTCATCGGATCAGCTTGCTTATGTGATTTATACTTCTGGCTCAACCGGAACGCCCAAAGGTGTGCTTCTAACACATCGAGGATTATGTAATGTTGTTGCAGCACAACAGCGAGTTTTTCATCTATCTTGTAGCAGTCGGGTGCTGCAATATAGCTCTCTCAGTTTTGATGCTTCCATCTTTGAAATTGCACTGGCATTGGGTTCGGGGGCAGCACTATATATTCCACCCCGATCAATTCAGTTGCCCGGAATGCCTTTACTGCAATTCCTACAGCATCATGCGATTACTCATGCGTTATTGACTCCAGCAGTGCTTTCAGTGTTGCCCACGATCGAGCTTCCCGAACTTCGAGTATTGATTACGGGGGGAGAAGCTTGTTCGCGTCAGGTCATTGATCGTTGGGCAGTCGATCGACATTTTTTTAATGCGTATGGACCGACAGAAGCAACGATCTGGTCAACGGTTGCAGAACTTTATCCAGGCGACTCTCCTGCATTGATTGGTCATCCAATTTTGAATACTCAAGTGTATGTGCTGGATGCGAATTCAAATCTAGTTCCGGTTGGAGTTCCAGGCGAGTTGTACATTGGCGGTGAGGGCATTGCTCGTGGCTATCTAAATCGTCCAGAACTCACAGCGGAGCGATTTGTCAATTGGAAAGGTTCTATTGTTTATAAAACAGGCGATCGTGCTTGTTTTCGGGCAGATGGTTCGCTTGAATTTCTCGGTCGCATTGATGATCAGATTAAGATCCGAGGCTTCCGAGTTGAATTGGGAGAAATCGAAGCGACTTTACAACGTCATCCATCAATTCAAGATGCCGCGATCGTCACTTCTGGAAAAACTTCTAGCGAGATGCAATTAATTGCTTATTTTAGTCTCGATCGACAAACTTTGCAGCAATCAGAACTCCTTTCTTCTCAACAGATTCAACATTGGCGATTGCTCTATGATCAAACCTATCGAACTTCGAGTGATTCTCAACTTTTCAACATCACGGGTTGGAAGAGTAGCTACACTGGACAGTCCATTCCTCTGGAGCAAATGCAAGAATGGGTCAACGATCGAGTCAATCAAATTCTTGCACTGAAACCAAAACGCATTTTAGAAATTGGCTGTGGAACTGGATTGTTACTGTTTCAGCTTGCGCCTCAATGTGAAAAGTATGTTGCAACCGATTTCTCGATCGCTGCTTTAGAAACAATTCAGAGCCAATTAGAAACACTGCCACAGGTTGAACTCTTGCATCGAACGGCAACTGATTTTGAAGGCATTGATCCAGCCTCGTTTGAGGTAGTTATTTTGAATTCGATCGTGCAATATTTTCCAACCGTTGATTACTTGTTGCAAGTTCTGGAGCAATCGATCGATCGACTTATACCTGGAGGTGTTCTCTTTGTTGGTGATGTCAGAAACTTGCGGCTTCTTCGTGCGTTTCATGCCTGGATGAACTTCAATCAGGTAGATTCAGGAATAAAACGGGATGAACTTCGGCAAATTGTCGATCGATCGCAGTTTCAAGATCCAGAACTTGCGATCGATCCAATGTTCTTTCACGCATTACGCGACCGATTTCCTCAAATTAATTCGGTACAAATTCGACTTTCACGAGGTCAGAATCACAATGAAATGACGCAGTTTCGGTACAATGTCCTGCTGCATATTAACAATCAATCTTCAATTCAACAGCGCATTGATGCAGAAAGTGGATTGTCGATCGACGCTGTGAAAAAGATTCTGCTTGAAACAAAGCCAGAGCGATTCAAAATTACAAATGTGGTAAACAGTCGGGTTGATGCTGCGGTGAAAACTGCAACCTGGTTAGATAATACAGACAATCCGAAAACAGTTGGACAAATGCGAGAGAGATTAGAACAACCAACTGAAGCAACTGATCCTCAAGACTGGTGGAATTTAGAGGCGATACTTCCTTACACTGTAGAAATTACTTGGTCTACCGAATCTGATGAAGGTAACTATGATGTTTTCTTCACTCGAAAAGATGTTGATTCCAGTTCAAATCTATCTCAACCCTCAAGCTTAGATTGGTGTGAATATGTAAATCATCCAATGCAAGCCCAACTCGCTCAGCAATTGATTCCTAGCCTCCGGCAGTTTCTCAAACAATCATTGCCAGATTACATGATACCTGCTGCATTTATCCCCTTAGCAGTGCTACCGATGACAACCAGTGGAAAAGTCGATCGACAATCCCTCTCACAATTAAGCAGAGAAAACACTCAACCCAGTGCGATCGCAGAAAATCCTGATAAAACTACAACAGAACTCAAACTATTAGAGATTTGGAAAGAGCTTTTAAGAATCAATCATGCGACCGTTCACGATAATTTCTTCGAGCTTGGCGGACATTCTTTACTTGCAACTCAAATGACTTCGAGGGTTCGAGACGCTTTCGGAGTAGAACTACCCTTGAAAAACGTGTTTGAAGCTCCCACGATCGCGCAACTAGCTCCCGTTTTAGATCAGTTACAGGAAACAACAAGCCCAACGATTCCGCCATTAGTTCCGCTTGATCGAACTGCATATCGTCGCAAACGCTCGAATCCATCACAACCTTTGATCGAACCTCAAGCTAAAGTATCTTGGTCGCCACTCGTTCCGCTTACAATTGGGACTCATTCACAGCCTTTTTTCTGTGTGCATCCTTTGTTCGGAGTGGTATTGCCTTACTTGGAACTTGCCAATGAACTTAAGAGCGATCGTAGTTTTTATGGACTTCAGCCTTTAGGATTAGACGGTAAAACAGCACCGCTAAATCGAATTGAAGCGATCGCAGCTTACTATGTCAAAGCAATTCAAACCGTACAGCCAGAAGGCGCTTATTGTTTAGGAGGTTGGTCTTTTGGTGGATGGGTTGCTTATGAAATGGCACAACAACTGAGACAAGCTGGAAAACAGGTGGAACTATTAGCACTATTTGACACACCTACTCCGCATCAGAAACTTTCTATCTATCAAAGCCTCAAATTTCTATTAGGAAACGCGCTTTGGTCTACTATGCCATTTTTACTAGACTATGGTGCTCTTGCAATGAATCGATCGCGGTTGTCTCGCTGGCAATGGTCGAGAGTGGTGCGATCGATTCCTGAAGCGGCTCAATTGCGATTGTTGGATGAATCTACGATCGCTCCGATGCTGCGAATTGTCTATGCGAATGCCCAAGCAGCTTATCGATATACGCCACAGCCTTATGATGATCGAATGACTTTGTTTCGATCATCAGATGCAACCAAAACCGATCCAACATTGGGTTGGAGTACTCTAGTGAATGATATCGAACGCTATCAAGTTCCAGGCAATCATCTTTCGCTCCTCAAATCTCCGCATGTACAAACGTTAGCTGAGTATCTGAGTCAGTGCCTTTCCTGCTGCGATCGATAG
- a CDS encoding amino acid adenylation domain-containing protein (similar to AA sequence:cyanobase_aa:Npun_R3025), producing the protein MVADPLEENVFVFPASFAQQRLWFVEQLLPEASLYNTPLVFRLTGSLMRSHLQDSLQAIVQRHEILRTTFETIEGQLFQVVAQSIHVPLKFTDLRGFSENEEVALTQIWQEIEQPFQLDRGALLRSHLWQLEDTEYLLLLTLHHIIFDEWSSGVLIRELGEYYTGLVEGKPAMLPELPIQYADFAHWQRSYLQGDVLDRQLKYWKHQLNDVTVLNLSSSKIQRNQGASQLLELPQELLDQLEALSQQAGVTLFMTLLAAFQTLLHRYSGQTDIAIGSPVANRHQSELEGLIGFFVNSLVLRTDLSGDPTFQALLDRVREVTLSAYAHQDLPFEKLVEELQPVRSLGRNPLFQVVFALQNTPMEQLILPGLVLSPVTLETKTARFDLELYVWKCADNFRNLWGQGWKHSNGLRGVIVYNTDLFDATSIALMRQHFQTLLEGIVANPENRLSELSLLTIQEQQTVLKNWSSSRSSYPSNACIHQLFEEQVKIRSHSIAVQFGDQSFTYEALNQGSNQLARYLQRCGVKAETPVGICLDRGIEAGASLLPEAIAAMLAVLKAGGAYVPLDPSYPSERLNFMIEDAGIAIVLTQAKWADLFHTKVICLEQSWSAIAQESDENLSINCTADQLAYIMYTSGSSGTPKGVMIPHRAVVRLVCATNYIQIESSDRVAQVANLAFDAATFEVWGALLNGAQLVGIVQETTLSPTEFVTELQQVNVLFLTTALLNQTVRQIPNAFQSLKYLLFGGESANVNCVRSLIQHGKPQHLVHVYGPTENTTFSTWYEVEHVSETATHIPIGQAIANTQVYLFDTNLKPVPAGVSGEIYLGGDGLSQGYLNRAELTTQQFVQIANLRLYRTGDRAIYRTDGNLEFLGRMDDQIKIRGFRIELEEIEAVLAQHLNVQDAIVTVREIEGDRQLIAYIVPRNAENLTERELRSFLKTKLPIYMLPAAFVLIDSVPLTVNGKVNQRALPVPHFNAIQEYSAPATTSLETALIALWRQLLGRERIGIQDNFFELGGHSLLVTQLVSRIRDRYQVELPLRSVFEAPTIAELAQRIEALKPATQRREEIEL; encoded by the coding sequence ATGGTTGCCGATCCGCTTGAAGAAAATGTTTTCGTTTTTCCAGCCTCATTTGCTCAACAACGCTTATGGTTTGTTGAACAATTGCTTCCTGAAGCGTCTTTGTACAATACTCCTCTGGTTTTTCGGCTGACAGGCTCTTTAATGCGATCGCATCTTCAAGACAGTCTCCAAGCGATCGTACAGCGACACGAAATCCTCAGAACGACCTTTGAAACGATCGAGGGTCAGTTGTTTCAAGTCGTCGCTCAATCTATTCATGTTCCTCTGAAGTTTACTGATCTGCGAGGATTTTCTGAAAACGAAGAAGTTGCATTAACACAGATTTGGCAAGAGATTGAGCAACCATTTCAACTCGATCGAGGGGCATTATTGCGATCGCATCTGTGGCAATTGGAAGATACAGAGTATTTATTGTTGCTCACGTTGCACCACATTATTTTCGATGAATGGTCGAGTGGGGTGTTAATTCGAGAACTTGGCGAATACTACACCGGATTAGTCGAAGGAAAACCTGCTATGTTGCCTGAGTTGCCGATTCAATACGCGGATTTTGCTCACTGGCAGCGATCGTATTTGCAAGGGGATGTTCTCGATCGTCAGCTAAAGTACTGGAAACATCAGTTAAACGATGTAACTGTTCTAAATTTGTCAAGCTCGAAAATTCAACGGAATCAAGGCGCAAGTCAACTATTAGAGTTGCCGCAGGAATTGTTAGATCAGTTGGAAGCACTCAGCCAGCAGGCAGGAGTAACACTGTTTATGACCTTGTTGGCAGCGTTTCAGACTTTGCTACATCGTTATAGTGGGCAAACAGATATCGCGATCGGGTCTCCGGTTGCAAATCGCCATCAAAGTGAATTAGAAGGATTAATCGGCTTTTTTGTAAATAGCTTAGTGTTGAGAACTGATCTTTCAGGTGATCCAACATTTCAGGCTTTGTTAGATCGGGTGCGAGAGGTAACACTATCTGCATACGCTCATCAAGATCTGCCGTTTGAGAAGCTAGTTGAAGAGTTACAACCTGTTCGTAGCTTGGGACGAAATCCGCTGTTTCAGGTGGTCTTTGCACTACAGAATACACCGATGGAACAGTTGATATTACCTGGTTTAGTGCTGAGTCCAGTCACTTTAGAAACAAAGACAGCACGTTTCGATTTGGAATTGTATGTTTGGAAGTGTGCTGATAATTTTAGGAATTTATGGGGTCAGGGGTGGAAACACTCGAATGGATTACGCGGCGTGATTGTTTATAATACCGATTTGTTTGATGCAACGTCGATCGCATTAATGCGTCAACACTTTCAAACGCTACTAGAAGGAATTGTTGCAAATCCAGAAAATCGTTTGTCTGAACTATCACTGTTAACCATTCAAGAACAACAAACAGTATTAAAGAATTGGAGCAGTTCACGCTCTAGCTATCCGAGCAATGCTTGTATTCATCAGTTGTTCGAGGAACAGGTGAAAATACGATCGCACTCGATCGCGGTTCAGTTTGGAGATCAATCTTTTACTTATGAAGCCTTAAATCAAGGTAGTAATCAACTTGCAAGATATTTACAACGCTGTGGAGTGAAAGCTGAAACACCTGTTGGCATCTGTTTAGATCGAGGAATTGAAGCGGGAGCTTCGCTGTTGCCAGAGGCAATTGCAGCAATGTTAGCAGTGCTAAAAGCAGGAGGGGCTTATGTCCCACTTGATCCAAGCTATCCTTCAGAACGATTAAATTTCATGATCGAAGATGCTGGAATTGCGATCGTACTCACTCAAGCAAAATGGGCAGATTTATTTCACACTAAAGTTATCTGTTTAGAACAATCTTGGAGCGCGATCGCACAAGAATCTGACGAGAATTTATCGATCAATTGTACTGCCGATCAGCTTGCTTACATCATGTACACGTCTGGATCAAGCGGAACACCAAAAGGAGTAATGATCCCGCACCGAGCCGTAGTTCGATTAGTTTGCGCGACAAACTATATTCAGATTGAATCTAGCGATCGAGTGGCACAGGTGGCGAATCTTGCCTTTGATGCAGCAACGTTTGAAGTGTGGGGTGCATTGCTGAATGGCGCTCAGTTAGTTGGAATCGTACAGGAGACAACGCTTTCACCGACTGAGTTTGTTACTGAATTGCAGCAAGTCAATGTTCTATTTCTCACGACTGCATTGCTGAATCAAACGGTTCGTCAGATTCCAAATGCCTTTCAATCTCTCAAATATCTATTGTTCGGAGGCGAGAGCGCGAATGTAAATTGTGTACGATCGCTGATTCAACACGGAAAGCCTCAGCATCTAGTTCATGTGTATGGACCGACTGAGAATACGACATTTTCGACTTGGTATGAGGTGGAGCATGTTTCAGAAACAGCAACTCACATTCCGATTGGACAAGCGATCGCAAATACGCAAGTCTATCTATTTGATACGAATTTGAAGCCCGTTCCCGCAGGAGTAAGCGGCGAGATTTACTTAGGTGGAGATGGATTATCGCAAGGGTATTTGAATCGTGCAGAATTGACGACACAACAGTTCGTTCAGATTGCAAATCTTAGGCTTTATCGAACAGGCGATCGTGCTATTTATCGGACAGATGGCAATCTTGAGTTCCTAGGACGAATGGATGACCAAATCAAGATTCGAGGATTTCGGATTGAATTAGAAGAGATTGAAGCGGTTTTAGCTCAACATTTGAATGTGCAAGATGCGATCGTAACGGTGCGGGAAATCGAAGGCGATCGACAATTAATCGCATACATTGTTCCTCGAAACGCTGAGAACTTGACTGAACGAGAATTGCGATCGTTTCTCAAAACAAAGTTACCAATTTATATGTTGCCTGCTGCTTTTGTCTTGATCGATTCTGTACCCCTGACTGTTAACGGCAAGGTGAATCAAAGAGCGTTACCTGTTCCACATTTCAATGCAATTCAGGAATACTCTGCGCCTGCTACCACTTCGCTAGAGACTGCTTTAATTGCACTTTGGAGGCAACTGCTTGGAAGAGAGCGCATTGGCATTCAAGACAACTTTTTTGAACTTGGTGGACATTCTTTGCTTGTCACTCAGCTAGTCTCAAGAATTCGCGATCGCTATCAGGTTGAACTTCCGCTGCGATCTGTATTTGAAGCACCGACGATCGCAGAATTAGCACAAAGAATTGAAGCTTTGAAGCCAGCGACGCAACGACGTGAGGAAATTGAACTATGA
- a CDS encoding glutamine synthetase, type III (similar to AA sequence:cyanobase_aa:LBDG_16160), translating into MIDQPISEDLQPLKTTLKDQGVKYAIASFVDIHGMCKAKMVPIAHFDQMMQGSELFTGAALDGVPQEVSDEEVATMPDPKSATILPWNTEMAWFASDLYLQGKPFEACCRSILKSVLQQAAELGLQFNLGIETEFFILKDETGQVLPISDRDNLAKPCYDLQGLLDNYVWVDEIVQAMNHLGWDVYSFDHEDGNGQFETDFAYSDALTMSDRLIFFRLMVKEIARKHGYFATFMPKPFANRTGSGAHYNMSLADLQSGENLFVDRQDPRGCKLSKLGYQFIAGVLRHAPAICAVIAPTVNSYKRLIARGSMSGFTWAPVYICYGNNNRTNMLRIPLAGGRVECRAADISCNPYLGAAMILAAGLEGIKEELDPGEPHTENMYTYSLAELKKMGIETLPRTLGEAIEAFAADPISESVMGSLMYQTYVDFKTQEWMDYHNHVSDWEIQRYLKFF; encoded by the coding sequence ATGATTGATCAGCCAATCTCAGAAGATTTGCAGCCCTTGAAAACGACGCTCAAAGATCAAGGCGTGAAGTATGCGATCGCGAGTTTTGTCGATATTCATGGAATGTGCAAAGCCAAGATGGTTCCGATCGCGCATTTTGATCAGATGATGCAGGGATCAGAGCTATTTACTGGAGCCGCACTGGATGGCGTTCCTCAAGAGGTGAGTGATGAAGAAGTTGCCACGATGCCAGATCCCAAGAGCGCAACCATTCTTCCTTGGAATACTGAAATGGCTTGGTTTGCGAGTGATTTGTATTTGCAAGGGAAACCCTTTGAGGCATGTTGTCGAAGTATCTTGAAGTCTGTTTTACAACAAGCAGCAGAGCTAGGGTTGCAGTTTAATCTGGGAATTGAGACTGAGTTTTTTATTCTCAAAGATGAAACTGGACAAGTGCTGCCCATTAGCGATCGAGACAATTTAGCAAAGCCTTGTTATGACCTTCAAGGATTGCTCGATAACTATGTTTGGGTCGATGAGATTGTTCAAGCCATGAATCATCTCGGTTGGGATGTTTATTCGTTTGATCACGAAGATGGGAATGGGCAATTTGAAACAGATTTTGCTTATTCAGATGCGCTTACAATGTCCGATCGACTCATTTTCTTTCGATTGATGGTCAAGGAAATTGCTCGAAAACATGGCTATTTTGCCACTTTTATGCCCAAACCCTTTGCGAATCGAACGGGCAGTGGTGCTCACTACAATATGTCGCTTGCGGATTTGCAGAGCGGAGAGAATTTATTTGTCGATCGACAAGATCCACGCGGTTGTAAACTCTCAAAACTGGGATATCAATTTATTGCGGGGGTGTTGCGTCATGCGCCTGCGATTTGCGCGGTGATTGCACCTACTGTCAATAGCTATAAGCGACTGATCGCACGGGGAAGCATGTCTGGATTTACTTGGGCACCTGTATATATTTGCTATGGAAACAATAATCGTACCAACATGCTGCGGATTCCATTAGCAGGCGGACGAGTTGAATGTCGAGCAGCGGACATTTCATGCAATCCTTACTTGGGTGCAGCGATGATTTTGGCAGCAGGATTGGAAGGAATCAAAGAAGAGCTTGACCCCGGTGAGCCACACACTGAAAACATGTACACTTACAGTTTGGCAGAACTCAAGAAAATGGGGATTGAAACACTACCGCGAACATTGGGAGAAGCGATCGAGGCATTCGCGGCAGATCCAATAAGCGAATCCGTGATGGGATCATTGATGTATCAGACCTATGTGGATTTCAAAACCCAAGAATGGATGGACTATCACAACCATGTTTCGGATTGGGAAATCCAGCGCTATCTCAAGTTCTTTTAG